Part of the Catalinimonas alkaloidigena genome is shown below.
CCCGGTTTGAAAGGGCTTACTTTGGCTATAGCTAATGAATGAAGTACATGATGAAGATAGATATGAGCAATATCTTTACGTGAAATAACATTTATTTTAGCGTTCCAGTCCTGGTAGAGGTCAAATAATTGGGCAAACTGGTTCATTTGCTTTTCACTCAACTCCGGGAAATAAACAGATATTTTTGAAAATTCGTCCTCTACAATTTTATCAGTAAACATGGCTGGTTTTTTCTTGATTCAACTTGTTTAAGAGTGATTTCAGTTCTTGATACACCAAAGGTGCGGTTTCAGGACCCACTGAGTTAACCTCTCCGTAGGGTGATTTCTCAGCGTCATAGAGATAAGGAGGTTCCGCATCCCATTCACTTTTCGGTATGATGTAACCAATCTGGTCATTGGCTAACCCAATGACAAATTTGTACTTCCCCGGCATGAGTGAGCGCAATGGAGGAGTTTCAATAGGAGCAATCTCAAAATCCTGTCCTTCGGGGCTTTCAATGCCGCCATTTACTATTTCGGGATAGATCTCTCCCGGTACACAAATGATGCTCACCGGACCTAGTCGTAGGGCTGCTACCTCGGTACGAATCTTCATCCAACCGCTATAGCCCCGGTCCAGAAGTCCGATGATGGAAGCTAGCCGGAAGTTGGTATTATCCAGGGGAATATTAAATGAGCTGGCTTCAATCTGAATGGGGGCTTGTGCTGCACTGATTATTTCTGCTGAATCGCTTAAGGTCCTGAGTACAATCTGAGCCAGTTGCTTTCCCTGTGTTGCCGCTTTGGCAAAAGATGGCGCCAAAAAAGTAGTATCCAGCCATGGGTCTTGTATTGGCCAGTCAGGATCGGTAGTCATGAGGCCACCTATGGCTCCGTTTATATATACGCAGACTCCCCCCAGGCCAGGAGCAATTAAGCTGTCATTCACATAAATACCTTCTTCAACACCTTGTCTGAGGTAGTGAGGGAAGTCTGAACTAATCATTAAATTTTTACTCCATAGTGTTTCCGGATGATTGCCCCAACTCACCAAAGTACCCAAGGTTACAGATGAATCAATGGCGATAGCCTGAATTACTCTGATCCCAGGATCTAACACTTCGGGCTTGCGGGAATCTGTAACAAAAGGAATGGCTGAAGATCTATCTCTTCCTATTTTTAATATGGCTTCCTCCCGCTGCTTATATGCCTGTACAATGGACTTAGCGGCCTGCTGTTTAACAAATTCCATATAAGCGGTGTCTACTCCGCTTTTGAATATACCAGGTCCCCAGATTCCCTGTAAGTCGGGAGCTTCATGTGTATGTGTACTGCTAATAATGGGAAAAGTGATTTCTGCCTCCTCAGTAACCCGTGCTCTGACATCCAAAACATCATCATGCCCAAATCCGATAGCATCCAGGGCTGTAATAGAAATGACCGAGCTGCCATCATCAATGACCATCGTACGTGCCCACAGCTCATCATGTATGCCTTGTGCAGGGCGGTTCTGGTGGAAACCGGCCATCCAGACAGCATCAAATTTTCCGTTATTATTATTGTCGGAATAGGTATCACCGTCGCTAAGCTTATAGCGGGCGTCATTATTGACATCAACCCATGTATCTGTTACTTCCGGGCTGATAGGCAGTGCAGCAAAACCAATTTTAAATGTAGGCGCACTATTTTCTGAATTTACCTCCAGGTTTAACTGATAGTTAGGGTGTCTGTCTCTAACATTAGAATATGCCCAGAAAAAAGTGCTGATGAAAAATAGCATAACAATAGCACCGATACCCTGCCACCATCTTTTCATATACAATAGTTTAAAAGTTGGCCTGAAGGTAAGAAAAGAGATAGAGACTCACTATGCTGAATATAAGAAGTTCAGATATGCTCTTTCTTATTTTTCACCAGGTCGTACATCAACTCACGGGCACGGTGTAGCTGTGCCTTAACGGTACCCAGGGGAGCATCCAGCTCTTTGGCTATTTCGTCGTAGGAATACTCCTGAAAATAGCGAAGTTTTACAAGTCGCTGGTATTTAGGCGGCAGTTTGGTTACAAAAACACGTACCAGTTCTTTCTTCTGGCTTTTGATGGCCTCTTCCTGGGGATCAAGATTATTGTCTTCTACATCAATATTTACCGCATCGCCATTATCATCCTTGAAAGAAGTGTTCAAGCTAAGCGTCTCCAGCTTCTTTTTACGGATAAAGTCAATGGTATTATTAGTCGCAATACGAAAGAGCCAGGTACTAAAAGTATAATCTTTCTTAAAACGGTGCAGGCTGCGGAAGGCTTTGGCAAAAGCTTCTATTGTAAGGTCTTCAGCATCATCGACATTGCGCACCATTTTCAGTATCATATGGTAAACCGGCTTCTTATAGCGACGCATCAGTTCTGCATATGCCTGCTGGTCTTTATTCTCTGTCGCTTCATCTATTAGTCTGAAATCTTCTAAGGCCTTTTTAGAAAACTGTTTTTTTAATTCCATCTGGTATTATTTGAGGAGAGTGCGCGAATCCCAAGAACTACATAGTAAATAACGTACAAAAAATCTAATATTGGCAATAGTACTAGATCAATAGGATCGTTTAACTTACGACTGGCAGTTTTTATAAATATAAACTGCACATAACCCTTTATTATCAAACCTGATATTATAAAGTAAGGTTCAGTTCCCGCCAATATAAGCACTATAAGTCCTATCCAGAAAATTATTTGCGAAATAGATAATGCACCCAACCATTTTTTGTCAAATTGTTTATAATATTTGCCTACACTTAGATGACGTATTTTCTGGCGATAATATGCTAACAAAGTAGTTTTTGGGATGGAATGCACCTTGGTCTGTGGGCTTATACGTATAGCTACATTATCTGAAGTGGCATGCTCATTGATAAACAGATCATCATCCCCTCCGGCTATCCTTATGTATTTGTAAAACCCTTTTTTTGCTAAAAAAAATGACTTACGGTAAGCAAGGTTCCTTCCAACGCCCATATAGGGCTTGCCAGCCAACGCTGCCGAGCAGTATAATGTTGCTGTAAGCAGGGTTTCATAGCGTATGAAAGCATTGAGCAAGCCTTTTCTTTTTTCGTAGGGTGAATAACCAAGCACAAAGTCCTTTTTATTCCGCAGAGTGGAGCTCTCCGGAGTGGAGCTCTCCAGAGGGGCACTCTCCAGTGCGGCACTCATTCCCCGGATCCAGTTATTGCTATCGGGCAGGCAGTCGGCATCGGTAAGCAGAATTTTGTCATGACTTGCCGCCCTTATGCCTAATGTAAGTGCGTATTTCTTTCCTTTGATATATTCGGGGCGAGCACGTACCCACACGATTTTAAGATTGGGATGATTTTTTTTTTCCTGATACAGGAATTCAAGCGTTCCATCAGTTGAGCGGTCATCTACCACCACTATCTCAAACCTTTTAAAATTCTGTGCATAAAGCACTGGCAGTAGTTGCTTCAGTCTTTCTTTTTCATTGTGAGCACAGACAATGACTGATACGGCTTCAGGCAGACTTTTATTCCTGTGAAGGTAAGGAGTATCGTCTTCAGTATATTTGCTCAATAGAGCATGAGCATACCAATAAATCCCAGATTGATATAGGATACAAATCATCCAGAATATCCAAAACCCCCAAACCCACATACTGAAAATGCTTGAATCATATTGACTAAAATGTCAAAAATAATAATAATATCAGGCTGATTATTATGCAGATTGAAAAATTCGCTTAATTATTTATATCTTTAATTGTAATGAATATTATCATTTATACGAATTTTTTACTTTAGATTTTACGTTCTTCAGTTAAAATCATCTGAATACTGTGGCAGACCTAGATTTCTTTATTCTTGCGATACTCGTACTTTTTTTCCAATACCTGGCAGTATATCTATTTATCCGTTTAGGTGGGAGGTGGCAGCCTAAGCATCCTCTCAGTTTTTATGTGCTGGCAGCCCTTGTAGGAACGATTGGCTTCAGCCTTATTTTCAGCCTTTTTAAATGGTATTTTAATTATACTTTCGTAAGCCTCAATTTTGAATTTGCCCGTAACTGCATGGGCTTTGCCATGTTTTTGATGATCGGGAAAATCTACGGTCTGATGCCCATGGAATTTATGGTCAGACATCTGCAACGCTAATTCTTCCACAAAAAGTTTGTATTGCTGAGCGGCTTGGTATATTTATGGCATTTTAAACCAAGCCCTTTTTGCTATGGAGCAAATATCAACCTCTTCTAACTGGGAAAAGCTTAAGGAGATCATTGAACTCAGGGATAAGCAGCGATTAGAAGAACATATAGAGAGTATCAGTACAGCTGAGATGGTGCATGCCATGGCGCATTTGGACAAAGAAGATCAGCTGCGCTTGCTCAACCTGCTCTCCCCCGATTATTCAGCTTATCTTTTTGAGGAAATTCCAGATGCTCAGGCTTCTGAGCTGATTGAAAAACTGTCAGCAGAAAAAGCGGCTACTATCATACAGGAAATGTGGAGTAATGACCAGGCTGATCTGATAAGCAGTCTGGAGAAAGAAGATGCTGAGGCTATTCTCGCAAAAATGAGCCCCGAAGAGGCGGAAGAAGTACGCCGACTTGCCCGCTATGCTGATGATACCGCCGGAGGACTGATGATCACCGAATTTCTGGTTTTTCCGGAATCTGACAAAGTTTCTGATGTCATTGAAGATATGAATGAGCATGCGGAAGAATACTCCGACTATAACGTACAGTATTGTTATGTCAAGTCTGTGAAAAATAAGCTGATAGGGGTGCTAAGGCTACGCGACCTGCTCTTATCACCTCCCAGAACACCTATCCGAAATATCATGCTCAAAAATATACTATCAGTTCCAGCAGACCAAAAGCTGGATCAGTTGCTGGACTTTTTTGAAGAACATGATTTTGTAGGCGTTCCCGTCACAGATTATCATGAACAGTTGGTAGGAGTGGTACTGAGAAAAGATGTGCTGGAAGCCGCTGCTGATCGTAGTGACGCTGAGCTTATGAGGACCCGTGGTATAGTTGGGGGTGAAGAGCTGAGAAGCATGCCTCTCTTTTTACGTTCCAGACGCAGGCTTTCCTGGCTAAGTGTGAATATAGTGCTGAATGTGATTGCTGCCAGTGTCATCGCTATCTATCAGGATACACTTAGTTCAGTGATTGCTCTGGCTGTTTTTTTACCGATCATTTCCGATATGAGCGGTTGTTCAGGCAACCAGGCCGTTGCAGTAAGTATGCGGGAACTTTCACTTAATATTCTTAAGCCTAATGAAATTATCAGGGTGGTATGGCAGGAGTTATCGGTAGGGATTATCAATGGAATAGTGCTGGGTGTGCTCATTGGCATTGCTGCCTGGATATGGAAAGGTAATCCGTATCTGGGGATAGTAGTGGGAGGAGCTTTGGCTTTGAATACTTTGGTGGCAGTAGGGCTGGGAGGTGCAATTCCTCTTTTTCTAAAAAGAATAGGTATGGATCCTGCTCTGGCTTCCAGTCCTATCCTAACTACGGTAACCGACATGTTTGGCTTCTTTTTAGTGCTAAGTCTGGCTTCCGTCATGCTGCCTTTATTAACCTAGTGCATAATCTTAAAACCATTTCCACGGTTAATGATTATATATAAGTAGGATCTGCCACAAGGGTCCTGCCTATTTTTTAAAATTATATACATGAGCCGTGTGAAAGATAATCCATCTACGGCTTCTGAAAAGGATAAAAAGAGAGATATAATCAGCTATCTCCCTAAAGGCTTACAGGATAATTTTTTAACAGCTGCAGGACTTTTTCAGTTTGCCGTAAATTTTTTTAAAGAGCTATTCAGAAGACCATATGAGTTTAAAGAAGTCCTGAATCAGGCCTATCGCCTGGGGTTTGGATCTTTGCTGCTGGTAGGTGTATCCAGCTTTATCATGGGCATGGTATTTACCTTACAGACACGTCCTACTTTAGTGGAGTTTGGTGCGGAGTCTTACATTCCTGCCATGGTATCGGTAGCGATCATCAGAGAGATCGGCCCGGTCATTACCGCCATGATATGTGCGGGAAAGGTAGGTTCGGGTATTGGTGCGGAGCTGGGTTCTATGAAGGTTACTGAACAAATAGACGCCATGGCGGTTTCAGGTACTAATCCCTTCAAATATGTAGTGGTTACCCGTATTCTTGCGATGACCATCGCTTTGCCGATTCTGGTTTTTTACGCTGATTTTGTGGGGTTAATTGGTTCTTTTCTGGGAGCCAATATAGAAGGAAATATTTCTTTGCCCTTGTATTTTATTGAAAGCATAGGGGCAATCAATTTTATAGACATTTTTCCTGCTACCGTAAAATCGTTCTTTTTTGGCTTTGCCATTGCCCTGGTAGGTTGCTATAAAGGCTATACTACTGGCAAAGGAACTGTAGGTGTAGGTATTTCAGCAAATTCTGCGGTGGTAGTGGCTTCATTGCTGGTTTTTATCATTGACCTGATCACAGTACAGATCACACAATTTTTTAACTGATTTATGGAACGTCAGGAAGTACATACACAAATGAATGAGCAGCAGAGGAATGAGGAGCCTGTTCTGGTGAGGGCAAGAGGTTTTAGAAAAAGCTTTGGAGATACTGATGTACTACGCGATATCAATTTTGAGCTCCGAGAAGGAGAGAACATGGTGGTGCTTGGCAAGTCTGGTACCGGCAAGTCAGTACTGATCAAAAGCATGGTGGGCTTGCACATGCCGGATGAAGGTGAACTCAACGTCTTGGATTATAACCTCACCGGTATTAATGATGAAGACCTGCTGAAATTAAGAAGAAAAGTAGGCTACCTGTTTCAGGGTGGTGCTCTATACGATTCCATGACAGTCAGGGACAATATGCGTTTTCCTTTGGAAAGACAGGTAGAAACAAAGCCGGAGGATGAAATTGAGGAACTGGTGGAAGAAGGACTTAAGAGTGTAGGTTTGATTGATGCCATTGATAAACTACCCGCCGAGCTTTCTGGAGGTATGCAGAAAAGGATTGCCCTGGCAAGGACGCTTATCTTGCGTCCGAAGATCATGCTTTATGATGAGCCAACCACTGGTCTTGATCCCGTTACTTCCAAAGAAATCAGCCATCTGCTGATGGATATGCGGGATCGTTATAATATAACTTCTATCATCGTTACGCATGATATTGCCAGTGCGGAAATGACAGCTGACAGAATACATATCCTGCGTAATGGCACACTGGACATACAAGGAACTTTTAACGAACTAGCGAATTCTGACGATGAATGGGTTCGCGCATTTTTTCAATGATAACAATTTATTAGCTATGGATGATAGCAAGAAAAAAAATATAAAACTGGGTTTATTCGTAATCCTGGGTCTGTTGCTCTTCGTGGCAGCCATCTTTTTTATAGGAGCACGTCAGAATCTCTTTGGATCTAATATTGAAGTAACTGCTACATTCAAAAATGTAGAAGGTTTGCAGGTAGGAAGTCAGGTGCGATTTTCAGGCATCAATATAGGTACAGTTGAAAGTGTAACGCTGAAAAATGATTCGGCAGTACAGACTACGCTCCTGCTGGAGCAGAGGGCAAGCCAGTTTATCAAAGAAGATGCGGTAGCAGCAATATCTACTGCCGGCCTGATGGGGAACAAGATCATTACCATATCCTCAGGTTCGCAAACAGCGGCAAGCATAAGCGATGGGGATCAGTTAGAAACCACTTCACCGGCAAGTGTTGAAGACATTATGGCCAACCTGAAAGAAACCAGTAATAGCGCCATGCAAATTGCCAGCAATATAGAACGAATCAGTACAAGAATAGAAGAAGGGAAAGGTGTAATTGGCAACCTGGTAGCGGATACTACCAATGCCGAACAGGTAGAAAGTATGATCAATTCTTTTGAGATGGCTACAGGAAATGTACAGAGCATATTACAGGATATAGATGCCCTGGCAGAACGTACACGAAACGGAGAAGGCGCTTTAGGTAAGCTGATGGCTGACCAGGAAACCGCAGAGAAGGTAGAGATGATCATTGATTCTTTGGCTAAGACCGGATCTATTTCAACCGATGTAGCACAGAATATCCTTGAGTTTAGCGAAAAGCTAAGCAGTGACAGAGGAGCACTGGATAAAGTGCTGACAGATACAGCCTTTGCCAATGATATCAATGAAACGGTGAATTCTGTAAAACAGACTTCAGAAAGTATTGATCAGACTACAGAAAGAATTAACGACAGCTGGATTCTAAACATATTTGGTGGCGGAAAGGACCGGGATAAAATTGAGGAAGAAAATAAAAGTGATACAAGCAGCGTGGAAGAATGATAATCCTTGTGAGTTGGCAGGCGGAAGACCACATTTACGGCAAAGCCTAAACCTGCGGTAGTGGGGGAGGGACTATCAACTCACTAGCCGTATATACAAATGGGTTGGTTATTTTTTGATTTCCTTTATTTCTTCTTTGAGGACAGGAATATCCTTGAGCAATATTCGCCATAACGTGGTTGGATCAATTGAGTCATAAGCATGAACGATCATGTTTCTTAGCCCAATGATTTGTTTGTAGCCGGATATCTTTAAGTGTGGATCAATTTCTTTGAGTTTTCGGACTGCCTCACCGATAATTTCTAAATCACGTTCTACGGTTCTTACTGCCATGAAATTTGAGCTAAACTTTGTGTAGTCTCCGGCATGTAAGCTTATTACATTCTCAAGTTCCTTGATTAAAGACTCAATATCAAGAATATATTTAAGCACTTCTTTAGGCGGCATAAAGAACTACTTTAGTTTTGTCAAGTTCCTCCTTAAATATAGGGTTTTTAACGACTCTATAAGACAATAAATCAATTTCACGACCAAATAAATTCTCCAGGTCTTCTTTCAAGGAAAAAAATGCATCTCCATGTTCTAAGGGCGACAAAGACTCAAAAAATAGTACAGCAAAATCTAAATCGCTCTTGTCAGTAAATTCTCCGGTGGTAGCTGATCCAAATAAATAAAGCTCAGAAACCTTGTTTAATTTACATATGGAATTAAGCGCTTCAATATTTTCCTCTATTATCCTGATCATATTCCAAATATATTGAATTAGTAAGATATATAGCTTTGTACACCAGGGCTTTAAAAATCCCAGTGGATGAAGTAAATCACTAACGCACTATCTGCACACATCAAGGTAATAAAGGGTAGTAAAACTTGCTACTCCAATAAACCAACCGCTATTATTTTCTTGCTTGTGGTGAGCATGGGAATACGGAAGACCACAACTTACGGCCAGGCCTAAACTTGCGGTAGTGGGGGGAGTTTTCATAAATTGTTCAATCATACCTTATGCCGGGTATATGTAGAGTTTAAACAGTTGGTTTTCTTTCAAGTTTTTTCATTCATTTTAATCTTCAAAAATTGGATCTATTAATCCGCGAGTTCGCCACCGGTTCCCGTTAACTAAAGATTCAAATGAAACCCCATTAGACAATGTCAAATTATCCGCATGGTCTGTCACGATGATTTGAGGGCTAAAGCCTTGACTTTGCTCTAACTCATCACAATAAATCGAAAGGCGACTGAATAGATTTTCTACAGCTTTAATGTCCTCATCGACGTCTTGTTGTATGTCAGATTGTTTTCGTTGTTCGGCTTCTTTACTCTTTTGCTCTTCGAAAGTCGTAGAATTATCTCTATTGAAATTCGGGAAATACACCTGAGTGGGTTGATCGAAGAATATTAGCGAAGGTATTGCGCATTTATCACCCAGTTCTACAAAATATTTGTGTAATGCCAGAAAGAGCGTTACATGGCAATACAACCAGTTTGCACCGCTGCCCATTGATCTTAGGTAGATTTTTTCGTCCTCTGATGTTAAGTGGTACAGGTCAAATGTCTCAAAAGAAAAATGAAGATTGATAGGCTTATAACTAGTTTCAAATTCAAAATAACTACCAATTTCAGCCATATATTCATTCACTTTTTTAGAGGCATTTTCTAGTCCTTTTTGCACGTCGTATTGTTTAAGAGCTTTGTTGATATCTTTAAGCTGTTTGTTTAATGCCTTAATTTGCTTTTCAAGCTTGGCATCATCTGCCATGTTGAGTATGTCAAGAAGTGTAAAAAGCTTGGCCTTCTGCATCAATATGCTTTCATATAGGCTCTTCTGTTCAGCCAACTGTTTTTCAGACTTCTCTATTTCCACTATTTGCTGGTTTAGCGCCGTAAGTTCTTTATCAGAAACCTCAATGTTGCGTTGAACTTCAACCAAAGAAGATTCAAACTTCGCTTTCATCGGTCGAGCTTGCGCAAGATTACCGGATACTTTAGTTATGGCTTGCTGTAACTTAACTGCACTTTTATGCAAAGAATCTTTTTCAGTATTGCAAAACGGGCAAATTGAAGCTGATATGTGAACATGTTTTGGGGAGCTGAATTCCTTTATGTTGTCAACAAAGCGTTCTTCTTCTTGAATATGTTTCTCAATCGACGTTGCTTGGCGCTGTAACTTTCTTAGTTCGGCTGTCTTTTGGTTCCTCTCCAACTTGAGTTGATTGTAACGTTGAGTACCCGCATCAGAGTTATAATTGATTTTTTCCGGGACGATAATTCCATCGAGCTGGTCTTTTGCGTCCCGAGGGTGACGAAGTACCTCTTCTAAAGATAGCGGCCACTCCTTAAAACCCATCGAAGCATAAAGCTGACTTAAAACAGGACTAACCTCTTGTTTATAGTTTTCAGAGGCACGTTTGTTTGTTTCTTTCCGACGTTCCAAGCGTTTAACATCTGCGCTTAAACGCTCTTTTTCTTGTGACAAGTGAAAGTATTTCTGATCAACTAATCCTAAGAAAATCTTAGTGTGACTTATTACCTGATCACGCTTTTCCTTTTCATCAAACCGATAAAACAGAGCATGTTT
Proteins encoded:
- a CDS encoding RNA polymerase sigma factor, with protein sequence MELKKQFSKKALEDFRLIDEATENKDQQAYAELMRRYKKPVYHMILKMVRNVDDAEDLTIEAFAKAFRSLHRFKKDYTFSTWLFRIATNNTIDFIRKKKLETLSLNTSFKDDNGDAVNIDVEDNNLDPQEEAIKSQKKELVRVFVTKLPPKYQRLVKLRYFQEYSYDEIAKELDAPLGTVKAQLHRARELMYDLVKNKKEHI
- a CDS encoding glycosyltransferase, with the translated sequence MSKYTEDDTPYLHRNKSLPEAVSVIVCAHNEKERLKQLLPVLYAQNFKRFEIVVVDDRSTDGTLEFLYQEKKNHPNLKIVWVRARPEYIKGKKYALTLGIRAASHDKILLTDADCLPDSNNWIRGMSAALESAPLESSTPESSTLRNKKDFVLGYSPYEKRKGLLNAFIRYETLLTATLYCSAALAGKPYMGVGRNLAYRKSFFLAKKGFYKYIRIAGGDDDLFINEHATSDNVAIRISPQTKVHSIPKTTLLAYYRQKIRHLSVGKYYKQFDKKWLGALSISQIIFWIGLIVLILAGTEPYFIISGLIIKGYVQFIFIKTASRKLNDPIDLVLLPILDFLYVIYYVVLGIRALSSNNTRWN
- the mgtE gene encoding magnesium transporter, with translation MEQISTSSNWEKLKEIIELRDKQRLEEHIESISTAEMVHAMAHLDKEDQLRLLNLLSPDYSAYLFEEIPDAQASELIEKLSAEKAATIIQEMWSNDQADLISSLEKEDAEAILAKMSPEEAEEVRRLARYADDTAGGLMITEFLVFPESDKVSDVIEDMNEHAEEYSDYNVQYCYVKSVKNKLIGVLRLRDLLLSPPRTPIRNIMLKNILSVPADQKLDQLLDFFEEHDFVGVPVTDYHEQLVGVVLRKDVLEAAADRSDAELMRTRGIVGGEELRSMPLFLRSRRRLSWLSVNIVLNVIAASVIAIYQDTLSSVIALAVFLPIISDMSGCSGNQAVAVSMRELSLNILKPNEIIRVVWQELSVGIINGIVLGVLIGIAAWIWKGNPYLGIVVGGALALNTLVAVGLGGAIPLFLKRIGMDPALASSPILTTVTDMFGFFLVLSLASVMLPLLT
- a CDS encoding MlaE family ABC transporter permease, with translation MSRVKDNPSTASEKDKKRDIISYLPKGLQDNFLTAAGLFQFAVNFFKELFRRPYEFKEVLNQAYRLGFGSLLLVGVSSFIMGMVFTLQTRPTLVEFGAESYIPAMVSVAIIREIGPVITAMICAGKVGSGIGAELGSMKVTEQIDAMAVSGTNPFKYVVVTRILAMTIALPILVFYADFVGLIGSFLGANIEGNISLPLYFIESIGAINFIDIFPATVKSFFFGFAIALVGCYKGYTTGKGTVGVGISANSAVVVASLLVFIIDLITVQITQFFN
- a CDS encoding ABC transporter ATP-binding protein, encoding MERQEVHTQMNEQQRNEEPVLVRARGFRKSFGDTDVLRDINFELREGENMVVLGKSGTGKSVLIKSMVGLHMPDEGELNVLDYNLTGINDEDLLKLRRKVGYLFQGGALYDSMTVRDNMRFPLERQVETKPEDEIEELVEEGLKSVGLIDAIDKLPAELSGGMQKRIALARTLILRPKIMLYDEPTTGLDPVTSKEISHLLMDMRDRYNITSIIVTHDIASAEMTADRIHILRNGTLDIQGTFNELANSDDEWVRAFFQ
- a CDS encoding MlaD family protein, yielding MDDSKKKNIKLGLFVILGLLLFVAAIFFIGARQNLFGSNIEVTATFKNVEGLQVGSQVRFSGINIGTVESVTLKNDSAVQTTLLLEQRASQFIKEDAVAAISTAGLMGNKIITISSGSQTAASISDGDQLETTSPASVEDIMANLKETSNSAMQIASNIERISTRIEEGKGVIGNLVADTTNAEQVESMINSFEMATGNVQSILQDIDALAERTRNGEGALGKLMADQETAEKVEMIIDSLAKTGSISTDVAQNILEFSEKLSSDRGALDKVLTDTAFANDINETVNSVKQTSESIDQTTERINDSWILNIFGGGKDRDKIEEENKSDTSSVEE
- a CDS encoding DUF86 domain-containing protein; the protein is MPPKEVLKYILDIESLIKELENVISLHAGDYTKFSSNFMAVRTVERDLEIIGEAVRKLKEIDPHLKISGYKQIIGLRNMIVHAYDSIDPTTLWRILLKDIPVLKEEIKEIKK
- a CDS encoding nucleotidyltransferase family protein, with the protein product MIRIIEENIEALNSICKLNKVSELYLFGSATTGEFTDKSDLDFAVLFFESLSPLEHGDAFFSLKEDLENLFGREIDLLSYRVVKNPIFKEELDKTKVVLYAA
- a CDS encoding DUF3732 domain-containing protein codes for the protein MKTLIHEIGVIDKQGSKHPVNFKKGLNVVTGKSSTGKSALIEIFDYCFGSVENTIPMGVITKTASIYYVALSINEQDIVIARDPEIASKGFFRRVDSFNSEDIERNYFSNSYFRPLDDFKKHLRDFFLDIDDVDESLAARSNRRFNAKAATPSIRSFSSFILQHQNLIANKHALFYRFDEKEKRDQVISHTKIFLGLVDQKYFHLSQEKERLSADVKRLERRKETNKRASENYKQEVSPVLSQLYASMGFKEWPLSLEEVLRHPRDAKDQLDGIIVPEKINYNSDAGTQRYNQLKLERNQKTAELRKLQRQATSIEKHIQEEERFVDNIKEFSSPKHVHISASICPFCNTEKDSLHKSAVKLQQAITKVSGNLAQARPMKAKFESSLVEVQRNIEVSDKELTALNQQIVEIEKSEKQLAEQKSLYESILMQKAKLFTLLDILNMADDAKLEKQIKALNKQLKDINKALKQYDVQKGLENASKKVNEYMAEIGSYFEFETSYKPINLHFSFETFDLYHLTSEDEKIYLRSMGSGANWLYCHVTLFLALHKYFVELGDKCAIPSLIFFDQPTQVYFPNFNRDNSTTFEEQKSKEAEQRKQSDIQQDVDEDIKAVENLFSRLSIYCDELEQSQGFSPQIIVTDHADNLTLSNGVSFESLVNGNRWRTRGLIDPIFED